A stretch of the Gossypium hirsutum isolate 1008001.06 chromosome D07, Gossypium_hirsutum_v2.1, whole genome shotgun sequence genome encodes the following:
- the LOC121219079 gene encoding uncharacterized protein — protein MEKLALSLYILGNRESNSNATERFQRSGETVSRIFIDILHIFGRMRINTIKPTEGQFEEVPNHIRHDTRYWPHFKDCIGAINGTHIKACISPSYQIPYTGRKGEPTQNIMPACDFNMCFIFAFPGWERTAHDSRIFLQALRKQELKFPHPPLG, from the exons ATGGAgaagttagcattatcattgtacattcttggaaatagagaatcaaattcaaatgcaacagagcgatttcaacgatctggggaaactgttagtagaatttttattgatatattgcATATATTTGGTCGAATGAGAATAAACACGATTAAACCCACTGAAGGTCAATTCGAGGAAGTACCGAACCATATTCGACATGATACAAGATATTGGCCtcactttaag gattgtattggggccataaatggaacacacataaaagcatgcatttcGCCTTCTTATCAAATACCTTATACCGGACGGAAaggtgaaccaactcaaaatattatgccagcttgtgacttcaacatgtgctttatttttgcatttcctgGTTGGGAAAGAACAGCACatgatagtagaatttttttgcaaGCACTTAGAAAACAAGAGCTAAAGTTTCCACACCCTCCATTaggttga
- the LOC107954284 gene encoding L10-interacting MYB domain-containing protein-like — MVKTRNFVEGDSTLATKVVWDDELTLIFCELCVNEVNAGNRPTTHLNSKGWENVVALFQAKTQKIYRKPQLKNKWDTLKKEWRLWRELLKESTGIGWCPSKKTVDATEEWWDAKIQPLERTHGHLRLVFFQVGFLWEMMHLMKDLVIQINIATRMKVFLLMRYHQNFLMKSLIEESKHLGLYTVKEKKSSSSRKSSRNTLTTQIEKLCERMAIPRKSVNEIIFPHSQYTISNAMDALRALGDEIPKKDELYYFATKMFQIPVKREVFLNLDPDDRVWWLRCEYAEQNPIASFSSLVATSSFPFQPYHQPPLP; from the exons atggtaAAGACACGAAATTTTGTAGAGGGAGATAGTACCTTAGCAACAAAAGTTGTTTGGGATGATGAGCTGACGTTGATATTTTGTGAGCTTTGCGTGAATGAAGTCAATGCTGGTAATAGACCGACaactcatctaaactcaaaaggatgggaaaatgttgttgctctttttcaagcaaaaacacaaaaaatttatagaaaacctcaattgaaaaataagtgggATACATTAAAAAAGGAATGGAGGTTATGGAGGGAGTTGCTTAAGGAATCTACAGGTATTGGATGGTGTCCATCTAAAAAGACGGTCGATGCTACCGAAGAATGGTGGGATGCAAAAATACAG CCACTGGAGAGAACGCATGGGCACCTTCGTCTGGTGTTCTTCCAAGTGGGGTTCCTATGGGAGATGATGCACCTAATGAAGGATTTGGTGATTCAGATAAACATAGCAACGAGAATGAAGGTATTCCTCCTGATGAGGTACCATCAAAACTTTCTCATGAAATCCCTAATCGAAGAAAGCAAACACTTGGGGCTATACacggtaaaggaaaaaaaatcaagttcaagtagaaaatcatcaagaaatacattaactactcagattgagaaattgtgtgagaGGATGGCTATTCCAAGGAAGtcagtgaatgaaattatttttcctcactctcaatatactatttcaaatgcaatggatgctttgcgtgctttgggagatgaaattccaaaaaaagatgaactgtactattttgccaccaaaatgttccaaataccggtgaaacgagaagtgtttttgaacttagatccagatgatagggtttggtggcttcgatgtgagtatgctgaacaaaatccaattgcatcattttcatccttggtagcaacatcctcatttcccttccaaccataccatcaaccacctctaccataa
- the LOC107954282 gene encoding pentatricopeptide repeat-containing protein At2g17140 isoform X2 gives MHTVDDETHSFFRIVVLKEFSIKDFRCCLEDARELFDKMPEKGCLSNEFSFGILVRGYCRFGLANKGLELLDEMRSSGILPNRVVYNTLISSFYKEGKTGDVEKLVERIREDGLTCKQQPLMFYQLYLCVVQVASHWTGMLNQRADQ, from the exons ATGCATACTGTTGATGATGAAACGCATTCATTTTTCAGGATTGTAGTGCTGAAAGAATTTAGTATAAAGGATTTTAGGTGTTGTTTGGAGGATGCCCGAGAGTTGTTTGATAAAATGCCTGAGAAAGGTTGCTTGTCGAATGAGTTTAGTTTTGGGATTTTGGTTCGTGGGTATTGTAGGTTTGGCCTTGCTAATAAAGGGTTGGAGCTTTTGGATGAGATGAGAAGTTCAGGGATTTTGCCTAACAGAGTTGTGTATAATACATTGATTTCAAGTTTTTATAAGGAAGGTAAAACTGGTGATGTTGAAAAATTGGTGGAAAGAATTAGAGAGGATGGT CTAACATGCAAGCAGCAGCCTCTAATGTTCTACCAACTTTATCTTTg CGTGGTGCAGGTTGCTTCTCACTGGACTGGCATGCTAAACCAAAGGGCTGACCAGTGA
- the LOC107954282 gene encoding pentatricopeptide repeat-containing protein At2g17140 isoform X3: MHTVDDETHSFFRIVVLKEFSIKDFRCCLEDARELFDKMPEKGCLSNEFSFGILVRGYCRFGLANKGLELLDEMRSSGILPNRVVYNTLISSFYKEGKTGDVEKLVERIREDGLTCKQQPLMFYQLYLWLLLTGLAC, encoded by the exons ATGCATACTGTTGATGATGAAACGCATTCATTTTTCAGGATTGTAGTGCTGAAAGAATTTAGTATAAAGGATTTTAGGTGTTGTTTGGAGGATGCCCGAGAGTTGTTTGATAAAATGCCTGAGAAAGGTTGCTTGTCGAATGAGTTTAGTTTTGGGATTTTGGTTCGTGGGTATTGTAGGTTTGGCCTTGCTAATAAAGGGTTGGAGCTTTTGGATGAGATGAGAAGTTCAGGGATTTTGCCTAACAGAGTTGTGTATAATACATTGATTTCAAGTTTTTATAAGGAAGGTAAAACTGGTGATGTTGAAAAATTGGTGGAAAGAATTAGAGAGGATGGT CTAACATGCAAGCAGCAGCCTCTAATGTTCTACCAACTTTATCTTTg GTTGCTTCTCACTGGACTGGCATGCTAA
- the LOC107954282 gene encoding pentatricopeptide repeat-containing protein At2g17140 isoform X5, whose protein sequence is MHTVDDETHSFFRIVVLKEFSIKDFRCCLEDARELFDKMPEKGCLSNEFSFGILVRGYCRFGLANKGLELLDEMRSSGILPNRVVYNTLISSFYKEANMQAAASNVLPTLSLVASHWTGMLNQRADQ, encoded by the exons ATGCATACTGTTGATGATGAAACGCATTCATTTTTCAGGATTGTAGTGCTGAAAGAATTTAGTATAAAGGATTTTAGGTGTTGTTTGGAGGATGCCCGAGAGTTGTTTGATAAAATGCCTGAGAAAGGTTGCTTGTCGAATGAGTTTAGTTTTGGGATTTTGGTTCGTGGGTATTGTAGGTTTGGCCTTGCTAATAAAGGGTTGGAGCTTTTGGATGAGATGAGAAGTTCAGGGATTTTGCCTAACAGAGTTGTGTATAATACATTGATTTCAAGTTTTTATAAGGAAG CTAACATGCAAGCAGCAGCCTCTAATGTTCTACCAACTTTATCTTTg GTTGCTTCTCACTGGACTGGCATGCTAAACCAAAGGGCTGACCAGTGA
- the LOC107954282 gene encoding pentatricopeptide repeat-containing protein At2g17140 isoform X4 encodes MHTVDDETHSFFRIVVLKEFSIKDFRCCLEDARELFDKMPEKGCLSNEFSFGILVRGYCRFGLANKGLELLDEMRSSGILPNRVVYNTLISSFYKEANMQAAASNVLPTLSLRGAGCFSLDWHAKPKG; translated from the exons ATGCATACTGTTGATGATGAAACGCATTCATTTTTCAGGATTGTAGTGCTGAAAGAATTTAGTATAAAGGATTTTAGGTGTTGTTTGGAGGATGCCCGAGAGTTGTTTGATAAAATGCCTGAGAAAGGTTGCTTGTCGAATGAGTTTAGTTTTGGGATTTTGGTTCGTGGGTATTGTAGGTTTGGCCTTGCTAATAAAGGGTTGGAGCTTTTGGATGAGATGAGAAGTTCAGGGATTTTGCCTAACAGAGTTGTGTATAATACATTGATTTCAAGTTTTTATAAGGAAG CTAACATGCAAGCAGCAGCCTCTAATGTTCTACCAACTTTATCTTTg CGTGGTGCAGGTTGCTTCTCACTGGACTGGCATGCTAAACCAAAGGGCTGA
- the LOC107954282 gene encoding pentatricopeptide repeat-containing protein At2g17140 isoform X1 — MEKNGDLRNLYCYNIWLLGLLRNAKLVEAQLVLKDMVDKGVEPNIYSYNIVMDGLCKNGMLSDVIMVMGFIVRSGLSPDTVTYSTLLHGYCRKGKLFEANAILNEMMRNGCVPNTYTCNILLHSLWKEGKILEAEKLLQKMNEKGYGVDTVTCNIVIDGLCKSGKLDKAMEIAHEMWTHGSAALGNLGNSFIGLVGDVSRSMRCIPDSYIFYHN; from the coding sequence ATGGAGAAAAATGGTGATTTGAGGAATTTATATTGTTATAATATTTGGTTGTTAGGGTTGCTAAGAAATGCAAAGTTAGTAGAGGCTCAGTTGGTACTTAAAGATATGGTAGATAAAGGTGTAGAACCTAATATTTACTCGTATAACATTGTGATGGATGGTCTATGCAAGAATGGAATGCTTTCTGATGTGATAATGGTGATGGGTTTTATTGTAAGGAGTGGTCTTTCCCCTGATACAGTAACTTATAGCACTTTACTGCACGGCTACTGTCGTAAAGGGAAGTTATTTGAAGCAAATGCTATTCTAAATGAGATGATGAGAAATGGTTGTGTCCCTAATACTTATACTTGTAATATTTTGCTGCATAGCCTATGGAAAGAGGGTAAAATATTGGAGGCAGAAAAGTTATTGCAAAAGATGAACGAAAAAGGCTATGGTGTGGATACTGTGACCTGCAATATTGTAATTGATGGTTTGTGTAAAAGTGGGAAATTGGACAAAGCTATGGAAATTGCACATGAGATGTGGACACATGGAAGTGCTGCTCTAGGTAACCTTGGGAACTCATTTATTGGCCTAGTTGGTGATGTTAGTCGTAGCATGAGATGTATTCCTGatagttacatattctatcaTAATTAG